A window from Pagrus major chromosome 4, Pma_NU_1.0 encodes these proteins:
- the ccnd1 gene encoding G1/S-specific cyclin-D1: protein MEDQLLCCEVDSIRRAYQDVNLLNDRVLHTMLKAEENYLPSPNYFKCVQKEIVPKMRKIVATWMLEVCEEQKCEEEVFPLAMNYLDRFLSVETTRKTRLQLLGATCMFLASKMKETVPLTAEKLCIYTDNSVQPGELLQMELLVLNKLKWDLASVTPQDFIEHFLSKLKIYQSTKQILRKHAQTFVALCATDVNFIASPPSMVAAGSVVAAVQGLYLKSQDASLSSQNLTNFLSQVIRSDPDCLRACQEQIESLLESSLRQAQQHSSTTETKLVDEDVDLSCTPTDVRDINI, encoded by the exons ATGGAGGACCAGCTGCTGTGCTGCGAGGTGGACTCCATCAGGAGAGCCTACCAGGACGTCAACCTGCTCAACGACCGAGTTCTACACACCATGCTGAAGGCAGAGGAAAACTACTTACCGTCGCCAAACTACTTCAAGTGTGTTCAGAAAGAAATTGTACCCAAAATGAGGAAAATAGTTGCCACCTGGATGTTAGAG GTCTGCGAGGAACagaaatgtgaggaggaggttttTCCACTGGCTATGAACTATTTGGACAGATTTTTATCAGTGGAGACCACCAGGAAAACAAGACTACAGCTGCTGGGAGCTACATGTATGTTTCTAGCATCCAAGATGAAGGAGACTGTACCCTTAACAGCAGAGAAGCTCTGTATCTACACGGACAACTCGGTCCAGCCTGGAGAGCTGCTG CAAATGGAGCTGCTGGTTCTCAACAAGCTGAAGTGGGATCTGGCTTCAGTCACACCTCAAGACTTCATCGAGCACTTCCTGTCCAAACTGAAGATCTACCAGTCCACCAAGCAGATCCTCAGGAAACATGCCCAGACTTTTGTGGCTCTCTGTGCTACAG ATGTCAACTTCATCGCCAGTCCTCCATCCATGGTGGCAGCGGGCAGCGTGGTGGCAGCTGTTCAAGGTCTCTATCTGAAGAGCCAAGATGCCTCTTTGTCATCACAGAACCTCACCAACTTCCTGTCACAGGTCATTCGCAGTGATCCG GACTGCTTGCGGGCATGTCAGGAGCAAATAGAGTCTCTGCTGGAGTCCAGCCTGCGGCAGGCTCAGCAACACAGTAGCACAACAGAGACCAAACTTGTGGATGAGGACGTGGACCTATCCTGTACTCCAACAGATGTCAGAGACATCAACATCTGA